A stretch of the Esox lucius isolate fEsoLuc1 chromosome 2, fEsoLuc1.pri, whole genome shotgun sequence genome encodes the following:
- the pigb gene encoding GPI mannosyltransferase 3 isoform X5: protein MVFNYGYQTWEWTAGIRGFSYPLVFAVLYKILHFFTYDAVQLLIWLPRVLQALLAALADIKLYSLIQSLENPDTAKWTYLCQLCSWFTWYCCTRTLSNTMETTLTTLALCYYPLPGSKTHSSTKYLTLVALAVIFRPTALIVWLPLLVYHFWQEDKDKKLKLITHHCLPIGTLAIGISTLIDCMFYGKWTLVQYNFLKFNVLHNLAEFYGSHPWHWYFTQGFVVVIGPHLPFFIYGCTLASKRYRILLVTVVWTVMVYSLLAHKEFRFIYPVLPFCMVFCGIALANLKTWRRPAACALLVSNLIPALYTGLLHQRGPLDVMGHLQNLCDHTNPSTPTLPEVLFLMPCHSTPFYSHIHCPMKMRFLECPPDLTGDESYVDEAERFFADPHQWLMTSFPYKSMLPTHLVFFDVLEQEIAAFLDGNTFVRSTEIFHTHFPEGRVGKSILVYQRH from the exons atggtttttaa CTATGGCTATCAGACATGGGAGTGGACAGCAGGTATAAGAGGGTTTTCCTACCCTCTAGTTTTTGCAGTTTTATATAAGATATTGCATTTTTTCACCTATGATGCAGTTCAACTCTTG ATATGGCTACCTCGAGTTTTGCAGGCACTGCTTGCTGCGTTGGCTGACATTAAACTCTACTCTCTCATCCAGTCACTGGAGAATCCGGACACTGCCAAATGGACG TACCTGTGCCAGCTCTGCTCCTGGTTCACGTGGTACTGCTGCACCAGGACCCTGAGCAACACCATGGAGACCACCCTCACCACGCTGGCTCTCTGTTATTATCCTCTGCCTGGCTCTAAAACACACAGCAG CACCAAATACTTGACCCTGGTAGCCTTGGCAGTAATTTTTCGTCCAACAGCCTTGATTGTGTGGCTTCCTCTTTTGGTGTACCACTTCTGGCAGGAAGATAAGGATAAAAAGCTGAAACTCATTACTCACCATTGTCTACCAATTGG GACTTTGGCTATTGGGATTTCAACTTTGATTGACTGCATGTTTTATGGAAAG tggACATTGGTGCAGTACAACTTCCTGAAGTTTAATGTTTTGCACAATCTGGCTGAGTTCTATGGCTCTCATCCATGGCACTGGTACTTCACTCAGGGCTTTGTGGTTGTCATTGGCCCTCATCTTCCTTTTTTCATTTATGGATGCACACTGGCTTCAAAAAGATACAGAATACTCCTAGTAACAGTTGTCTGGACAGTAATGGTTTACAG TTTGCTTGCGCACAAGGAGTTCAGATTCATCTATCCTGTTTTGCCTTTCTGCATGGTATTTTGTG GGATAGCTTTGGCGAATTTGAAAACCTGGAGACGGCCGGCAGCATGTGCCCTATTGGTCTCCAACCTTATCCCAGCTCTGTACACCGGCCTGCTTCACCAGCGGGGCCCTCTGGATGTCATGGGTCACCTCCAGAACCTGTGTGACCACACTAATCCCTCAACCCCTACACTGCCTGAAGTTCTCTTTTTAATGCCGTGTCACTCCACACCTTTCTACAG CCACATCCACTGTCCCATGAAGATGCGTTTTCTAGAATGTCCACCAGATCTCACAGGAGACGAGAGCTATGTAGATGAAGCTGAGAGGTTCTTTGCTGATCCTCATCAGTGGTTGATGACTTCATTTCCTTACAAGTCAATGCTGCCAACACACCTGGTGTTCTTTGATGTTCTGGAGCAG GAGATTGCTGCATTTTTGGATGGGAATACATTTGTGAGAAGCACAGAGATATTCCACACTCACTTTCCTGAAGGACGAGTTGGGAAAAGTATCCTAGTTTACCAAAGACACTGA
- the pigb gene encoding GPI mannosyltransferase 3 isoform X4 — protein MHHSVLGIGVTVFTVVLRLINCFLVQTSFVPDEYWQSLEVAHRMVFNYGYQTWEWTAGIRGFSYPLVFAVLYKILHFFTYDAVQLLIWLPRVLQALLAALADIKLYSLIQSLENPDTAKWTYLCQLCSWFTWYCCTRTLSNTMETTLTTLALCYYPLPGSKTHSSTKYLTLVALAVIFRPTALIVWLPLLVYHFWQEDKDKKLKLITHHCLPIGTLAIGISTLIDCMFYGKWTLVQYNFLKFNVLHNLAEFYGSHPWHWYFTQGFVVVIGPHLPFFIYGCTLASKRYRILLVTVVWTVMVYSLLAHKEFRFIYPVLPFCMVFCGIALANLKTWRRPAACALLVSNLIPALYTGLLHQRGPLDVMGHLQNLCDHTNPSTPTLPEVLFLMPCHSTPFYSHIHCPMKMRFLECPPDLTGDESYVDEAERFFADPHQWLMTSFPYKSMLPTHLVFFDVLEQEIAAFLDGNTFVRSTEIFHTHFPEGRVGKSILVYQRH, from the exons ATGCATCACA gCGTGTTGGGGATTGGCGTCACTGTGTTCACTGTGGTACTACGTCTCATCAACTGCTTCCTGGTCCAAACCAGTTTTGTCCCAGATGAATACTGGCAGTCCCTTGAAGTTGCTCATcgtatggtttttaa CTATGGCTATCAGACATGGGAGTGGACAGCAGGTATAAGAGGGTTTTCCTACCCTCTAGTTTTTGCAGTTTTATATAAGATATTGCATTTTTTCACCTATGATGCAGTTCAACTCTTG ATATGGCTACCTCGAGTTTTGCAGGCACTGCTTGCTGCGTTGGCTGACATTAAACTCTACTCTCTCATCCAGTCACTGGAGAATCCGGACACTGCCAAATGGACG TACCTGTGCCAGCTCTGCTCCTGGTTCACGTGGTACTGCTGCACCAGGACCCTGAGCAACACCATGGAGACCACCCTCACCACGCTGGCTCTCTGTTATTATCCTCTGCCTGGCTCTAAAACACACAGCAG CACCAAATACTTGACCCTGGTAGCCTTGGCAGTAATTTTTCGTCCAACAGCCTTGATTGTGTGGCTTCCTCTTTTGGTGTACCACTTCTGGCAGGAAGATAAGGATAAAAAGCTGAAACTCATTACTCACCATTGTCTACCAATTGG GACTTTGGCTATTGGGATTTCAACTTTGATTGACTGCATGTTTTATGGAAAG tggACATTGGTGCAGTACAACTTCCTGAAGTTTAATGTTTTGCACAATCTGGCTGAGTTCTATGGCTCTCATCCATGGCACTGGTACTTCACTCAGGGCTTTGTGGTTGTCATTGGCCCTCATCTTCCTTTTTTCATTTATGGATGCACACTGGCTTCAAAAAGATACAGAATACTCCTAGTAACAGTTGTCTGGACAGTAATGGTTTACAG TTTGCTTGCGCACAAGGAGTTCAGATTCATCTATCCTGTTTTGCCTTTCTGCATGGTATTTTGTG GGATAGCTTTGGCGAATTTGAAAACCTGGAGACGGCCGGCAGCATGTGCCCTATTGGTCTCCAACCTTATCCCAGCTCTGTACACCGGCCTGCTTCACCAGCGGGGCCCTCTGGATGTCATGGGTCACCTCCAGAACCTGTGTGACCACACTAATCCCTCAACCCCTACACTGCCTGAAGTTCTCTTTTTAATGCCGTGTCACTCCACACCTTTCTACAG CCACATCCACTGTCCCATGAAGATGCGTTTTCTAGAATGTCCACCAGATCTCACAGGAGACGAGAGCTATGTAGATGAAGCTGAGAGGTTCTTTGCTGATCCTCATCAGTGGTTGATGACTTCATTTCCTTACAAGTCAATGCTGCCAACACACCTGGTGTTCTTTGATGTTCTGGAGCAG GAGATTGCTGCATTTTTGGATGGGAATACATTTGTGAGAAGCACAGAGATATTCCACACTCACTTTCCTGAAGGACGAGTTGGGAAAAGTATCCTAGTTTACCAAAGACACTGA
- the pigb gene encoding GPI mannosyltransferase 3 isoform X3, producing MEKIRARLNIGRKAEPVKLRKRKSQLYSKEETCTHGVLGIGVTVFTVVLRLINCFLVQTSFVPDEYWQSLEVAHRMVFNYGYQTWEWTAGIRGFSYPLVFAVLYKILHFFTYDAVQLLSLENPDTAKWTYLCQLCSWFTWYCCTRTLSNTMETTLTTLALCYYPLPGSKTHSSTKYLTLVALAVIFRPTALIVWLPLLVYHFWQEDKDKKLKLITHHCLPIGTLAIGISTLIDCMFYGKWTLVQYNFLKFNVLHNLAEFYGSHPWHWYFTQGFVVVIGPHLPFFIYGCTLASKRYRILLVTVVWTVMVYSLLAHKEFRFIYPVLPFCMVFCGIALANLKTWRRPAACALLVSNLIPALYTGLLHQRGPLDVMGHLQNLCDHTNPSTPTLPEVLFLMPCHSTPFYSHIHCPMKMRFLECPPDLTGDESYVDEAERFFADPHQWLMTSFPYKSMLPTHLVFFDVLEQEIAAFLDGNTFVRSTEIFHTHFPEGRVGKSILVYQRH from the exons ATGGAAAAAATCCGTGCACGTCTGAATATTGGTAGAAAGGCAGAGCCTGTTAAACTGAGGAAACGAAAATCCCAACTTTATAGTAAAGAAGAAACATGTACTCATG gCGTGTTGGGGATTGGCGTCACTGTGTTCACTGTGGTACTACGTCTCATCAACTGCTTCCTGGTCCAAACCAGTTTTGTCCCAGATGAATACTGGCAGTCCCTTGAAGTTGCTCATcgtatggtttttaa CTATGGCTATCAGACATGGGAGTGGACAGCAGGTATAAGAGGGTTTTCCTACCCTCTAGTTTTTGCAGTTTTATATAAGATATTGCATTTTTTCACCTATGATGCAGTTCAACTCTTG TCACTGGAGAATCCGGACACTGCCAAATGGACG TACCTGTGCCAGCTCTGCTCCTGGTTCACGTGGTACTGCTGCACCAGGACCCTGAGCAACACCATGGAGACCACCCTCACCACGCTGGCTCTCTGTTATTATCCTCTGCCTGGCTCTAAAACACACAGCAG CACCAAATACTTGACCCTGGTAGCCTTGGCAGTAATTTTTCGTCCAACAGCCTTGATTGTGTGGCTTCCTCTTTTGGTGTACCACTTCTGGCAGGAAGATAAGGATAAAAAGCTGAAACTCATTACTCACCATTGTCTACCAATTGG GACTTTGGCTATTGGGATTTCAACTTTGATTGACTGCATGTTTTATGGAAAG tggACATTGGTGCAGTACAACTTCCTGAAGTTTAATGTTTTGCACAATCTGGCTGAGTTCTATGGCTCTCATCCATGGCACTGGTACTTCACTCAGGGCTTTGTGGTTGTCATTGGCCCTCATCTTCCTTTTTTCATTTATGGATGCACACTGGCTTCAAAAAGATACAGAATACTCCTAGTAACAGTTGTCTGGACAGTAATGGTTTACAG TTTGCTTGCGCACAAGGAGTTCAGATTCATCTATCCTGTTTTGCCTTTCTGCATGGTATTTTGTG GGATAGCTTTGGCGAATTTGAAAACCTGGAGACGGCCGGCAGCATGTGCCCTATTGGTCTCCAACCTTATCCCAGCTCTGTACACCGGCCTGCTTCACCAGCGGGGCCCTCTGGATGTCATGGGTCACCTCCAGAACCTGTGTGACCACACTAATCCCTCAACCCCTACACTGCCTGAAGTTCTCTTTTTAATGCCGTGTCACTCCACACCTTTCTACAG CCACATCCACTGTCCCATGAAGATGCGTTTTCTAGAATGTCCACCAGATCTCACAGGAGACGAGAGCTATGTAGATGAAGCTGAGAGGTTCTTTGCTGATCCTCATCAGTGGTTGATGACTTCATTTCCTTACAAGTCAATGCTGCCAACACACCTGGTGTTCTTTGATGTTCTGGAGCAG GAGATTGCTGCATTTTTGGATGGGAATACATTTGTGAGAAGCACAGAGATATTCCACACTCACTTTCCTGAAGGACGAGTTGGGAAAAGTATCCTAGTTTACCAAAGACACTGA
- the pigb gene encoding GPI mannosyltransferase 3 isoform X2, with amino-acid sequence MEKIRARLNIGRKAEPVKLRKRKSQLYSKEETCTHGVLGIGVTVFTVVLRLINCFLVQTSFVPDEYWQSLEVAHRMVFNYGYQTWEWTAGIRGFSYPLVFAVLYKILHFFTYDAVQLLIWLPRVLQALLAALADIKLYSLIQSLENPDTAKWTYLCQLCSWFTWYCCTRTLSNTMETTLTTLALCYYPLPGSKTHSSTKYLTLVALAVIFRPTALIVWLPLLVYHFWQEDKDKKLKLITHHCLPIGTLAIGISTLIDCMFYGKWTLVQYNFLKFNVLHNLAEFYGSHPWHWYFTQGFVVVIGPHLPFFIYGCTLASKRYRILLVTVVWTVMVYSLLAHKEFRFIYPVLPFCMVFCGIALANLKTWRRPAACALLVSNLIPALYTGLLHQRGPLDVMGHLQNLCDHTNPSTPTLPEVLFLMPCHSTPFYSHIHCPMKMRFLECPPDLTGDESYVDEAERFFADPHQWLMTSFPYKSMLPTHLVFFDVLEQIAAFLDGNTFVRSTEIFHTHFPEGRVGKSILVYQRH; translated from the exons ATGGAAAAAATCCGTGCACGTCTGAATATTGGTAGAAAGGCAGAGCCTGTTAAACTGAGGAAACGAAAATCCCAACTTTATAGTAAAGAAGAAACATGTACTCATG gCGTGTTGGGGATTGGCGTCACTGTGTTCACTGTGGTACTACGTCTCATCAACTGCTTCCTGGTCCAAACCAGTTTTGTCCCAGATGAATACTGGCAGTCCCTTGAAGTTGCTCATcgtatggtttttaa CTATGGCTATCAGACATGGGAGTGGACAGCAGGTATAAGAGGGTTTTCCTACCCTCTAGTTTTTGCAGTTTTATATAAGATATTGCATTTTTTCACCTATGATGCAGTTCAACTCTTG ATATGGCTACCTCGAGTTTTGCAGGCACTGCTTGCTGCGTTGGCTGACATTAAACTCTACTCTCTCATCCAGTCACTGGAGAATCCGGACACTGCCAAATGGACG TACCTGTGCCAGCTCTGCTCCTGGTTCACGTGGTACTGCTGCACCAGGACCCTGAGCAACACCATGGAGACCACCCTCACCACGCTGGCTCTCTGTTATTATCCTCTGCCTGGCTCTAAAACACACAGCAG CACCAAATACTTGACCCTGGTAGCCTTGGCAGTAATTTTTCGTCCAACAGCCTTGATTGTGTGGCTTCCTCTTTTGGTGTACCACTTCTGGCAGGAAGATAAGGATAAAAAGCTGAAACTCATTACTCACCATTGTCTACCAATTGG GACTTTGGCTATTGGGATTTCAACTTTGATTGACTGCATGTTTTATGGAAAG tggACATTGGTGCAGTACAACTTCCTGAAGTTTAATGTTTTGCACAATCTGGCTGAGTTCTATGGCTCTCATCCATGGCACTGGTACTTCACTCAGGGCTTTGTGGTTGTCATTGGCCCTCATCTTCCTTTTTTCATTTATGGATGCACACTGGCTTCAAAAAGATACAGAATACTCCTAGTAACAGTTGTCTGGACAGTAATGGTTTACAG TTTGCTTGCGCACAAGGAGTTCAGATTCATCTATCCTGTTTTGCCTTTCTGCATGGTATTTTGTG GGATAGCTTTGGCGAATTTGAAAACCTGGAGACGGCCGGCAGCATGTGCCCTATTGGTCTCCAACCTTATCCCAGCTCTGTACACCGGCCTGCTTCACCAGCGGGGCCCTCTGGATGTCATGGGTCACCTCCAGAACCTGTGTGACCACACTAATCCCTCAACCCCTACACTGCCTGAAGTTCTCTTTTTAATGCCGTGTCACTCCACACCTTTCTACAG CCACATCCACTGTCCCATGAAGATGCGTTTTCTAGAATGTCCACCAGATCTCACAGGAGACGAGAGCTATGTAGATGAAGCTGAGAGGTTCTTTGCTGATCCTCATCAGTGGTTGATGACTTCATTTCCTTACAAGTCAATGCTGCCAACACACCTGGTGTTCTTTGATGTTCTGGAGCAG ATTGCTGCATTTTTGGATGGGAATACATTTGTGAGAAGCACAGAGATATTCCACACTCACTTTCCTGAAGGACGAGTTGGGAAAAGTATCCTAGTTTACCAAAGACACTGA
- the pigb gene encoding GPI mannosyltransferase 3 isoform X1 → MEKIRARLNIGRKAEPVKLRKRKSQLYSKEETCTHGVLGIGVTVFTVVLRLINCFLVQTSFVPDEYWQSLEVAHRMVFNYGYQTWEWTAGIRGFSYPLVFAVLYKILHFFTYDAVQLLIWLPRVLQALLAALADIKLYSLIQSLENPDTAKWTYLCQLCSWFTWYCCTRTLSNTMETTLTTLALCYYPLPGSKTHSSTKYLTLVALAVIFRPTALIVWLPLLVYHFWQEDKDKKLKLITHHCLPIGTLAIGISTLIDCMFYGKWTLVQYNFLKFNVLHNLAEFYGSHPWHWYFTQGFVVVIGPHLPFFIYGCTLASKRYRILLVTVVWTVMVYSLLAHKEFRFIYPVLPFCMVFCGIALANLKTWRRPAACALLVSNLIPALYTGLLHQRGPLDVMGHLQNLCDHTNPSTPTLPEVLFLMPCHSTPFYSHIHCPMKMRFLECPPDLTGDESYVDEAERFFADPHQWLMTSFPYKSMLPTHLVFFDVLEQEIAAFLDGNTFVRSTEIFHTHFPEGRVGKSILVYQRH, encoded by the exons ATGGAAAAAATCCGTGCACGTCTGAATATTGGTAGAAAGGCAGAGCCTGTTAAACTGAGGAAACGAAAATCCCAACTTTATAGTAAAGAAGAAACATGTACTCATG gCGTGTTGGGGATTGGCGTCACTGTGTTCACTGTGGTACTACGTCTCATCAACTGCTTCCTGGTCCAAACCAGTTTTGTCCCAGATGAATACTGGCAGTCCCTTGAAGTTGCTCATcgtatggtttttaa CTATGGCTATCAGACATGGGAGTGGACAGCAGGTATAAGAGGGTTTTCCTACCCTCTAGTTTTTGCAGTTTTATATAAGATATTGCATTTTTTCACCTATGATGCAGTTCAACTCTTG ATATGGCTACCTCGAGTTTTGCAGGCACTGCTTGCTGCGTTGGCTGACATTAAACTCTACTCTCTCATCCAGTCACTGGAGAATCCGGACACTGCCAAATGGACG TACCTGTGCCAGCTCTGCTCCTGGTTCACGTGGTACTGCTGCACCAGGACCCTGAGCAACACCATGGAGACCACCCTCACCACGCTGGCTCTCTGTTATTATCCTCTGCCTGGCTCTAAAACACACAGCAG CACCAAATACTTGACCCTGGTAGCCTTGGCAGTAATTTTTCGTCCAACAGCCTTGATTGTGTGGCTTCCTCTTTTGGTGTACCACTTCTGGCAGGAAGATAAGGATAAAAAGCTGAAACTCATTACTCACCATTGTCTACCAATTGG GACTTTGGCTATTGGGATTTCAACTTTGATTGACTGCATGTTTTATGGAAAG tggACATTGGTGCAGTACAACTTCCTGAAGTTTAATGTTTTGCACAATCTGGCTGAGTTCTATGGCTCTCATCCATGGCACTGGTACTTCACTCAGGGCTTTGTGGTTGTCATTGGCCCTCATCTTCCTTTTTTCATTTATGGATGCACACTGGCTTCAAAAAGATACAGAATACTCCTAGTAACAGTTGTCTGGACAGTAATGGTTTACAG TTTGCTTGCGCACAAGGAGTTCAGATTCATCTATCCTGTTTTGCCTTTCTGCATGGTATTTTGTG GGATAGCTTTGGCGAATTTGAAAACCTGGAGACGGCCGGCAGCATGTGCCCTATTGGTCTCCAACCTTATCCCAGCTCTGTACACCGGCCTGCTTCACCAGCGGGGCCCTCTGGATGTCATGGGTCACCTCCAGAACCTGTGTGACCACACTAATCCCTCAACCCCTACACTGCCTGAAGTTCTCTTTTTAATGCCGTGTCACTCCACACCTTTCTACAG CCACATCCACTGTCCCATGAAGATGCGTTTTCTAGAATGTCCACCAGATCTCACAGGAGACGAGAGCTATGTAGATGAAGCTGAGAGGTTCTTTGCTGATCCTCATCAGTGGTTGATGACTTCATTTCCTTACAAGTCAATGCTGCCAACACACCTGGTGTTCTTTGATGTTCTGGAGCAG GAGATTGCTGCATTTTTGGATGGGAATACATTTGTGAGAAGCACAGAGATATTCCACACTCACTTTCCTGAAGGACGAGTTGGGAAAAGTATCCTAGTTTACCAAAGACACTGA
- the LOC109616747 gene encoding protein PIGBOS1 produces the protein MFRQRIPFTQIALATVLGVTGGVYIYRPMFESQRNNSVPETLSHLEDFGTSESQGQSGDCNSVPESQGQSEGGNNVPQNPGGQ, from the coding sequence ATGTTTCGACAAAGAATACCCTTTACACAGATAGCCCTTGCTACTGTGCTAGGAGTTACCGGGGGTGTTTATATATATAGACCCATGTTTGAGTCCCAGCGCAATAACTCTGTTCCAGAGACTTTGAGTCATTTGGAAGACTTTGGAACATCTGAGAGCCAAGGACAGTCTGGAGACTGCAACAGTGTGCCCGAGAGCCAAGGACAGTCTGAAGGGGGCAACAATGTACCGCAGAATCCTGGAGGTCAATGA